A stretch of Segatella copri DNA encodes these proteins:
- a CDS encoding type IA DNA topoisomerase, translating into MKTIIAEKPSVAKEIAHIVGADKREEGYMQGNGYYVTWAFGHLVQPAMPETYGMKGFHAENLPVIPDPFVLVPRQVKTENGYKPDAGVLAQIKIIGKLFDSSERIIVATDAGREGELIFRYLYAYLGCRKPFDRLWISSLTDTAIREGLLNLKDGKEYDNLYHAAKARSEADWLVGINGTQALTIAAGRGTYSVGRVQTPTLGMVCERYWEHKRFESKPFWQVHFGVVDADSGNILKFTSANRWTDKATATDIYNKVKETGSVIITKIATKRKVEKAPLLYDLTTLQKEANSQHGFTAEHTLSIAQKLYEAKFITYPRTSSRYISDDVFATLPKLFKNLENHSEYGEKVKLLPGSEDYSKNSVNAAKVTDHHALLITENAAIGLFKDEKIVYDMILCRMIEAFSADCIKDITSVSAQVDHDVEFGISGSIIRQTGWRALSLKEKNKRQDKDAGATDNEFKEQVIPNWQEGQHITLSGCTITEGKTKPKPLHTESTLLAAMETAGKEIEDDTMRQAMKDSGIGTPATRAAIIETLLKREYMVRQQKKLVPTEKGLALHSVVKNMAIANVEMTGKWEAELAKIERGEASADGFTHSIEGYTREITAELLGCDRLFSHKDSGCQCPKCKQGTMQFFGKVVRCSNKECGMPVFKQVAGKLLTDADITDLLTKGKTRTLNGFTSKQGKSFSAAIAFDENFNTKFVFAEHKTAEKRGNVKRYKK; encoded by the coding sequence ATGAAGACAATCATCGCAGAGAAACCAAGTGTAGCCAAGGAAATCGCCCACATTGTAGGAGCTGACAAGCGTGAGGAAGGCTATATGCAGGGCAATGGCTATTATGTGACATGGGCATTCGGACATTTAGTGCAGCCAGCCATGCCGGAAACCTACGGCATGAAGGGATTCCATGCGGAGAATCTGCCTGTGATTCCCGACCCGTTCGTTCTTGTTCCCCGACAAGTCAAGACAGAGAACGGCTACAAACCAGATGCAGGTGTGCTTGCCCAGATAAAAATTATCGGCAAGCTGTTTGACAGCAGTGAGCGCATTATTGTAGCAACCGATGCCGGACGTGAGGGAGAGTTGATTTTCCGATACCTCTATGCGTATCTTGGTTGCAGGAAACCTTTCGACCGTCTCTGGATCAGTTCGCTTACGGACACCGCCATCCGTGAGGGACTTCTGAACCTCAAGGATGGCAAGGAGTATGACAATCTCTATCATGCAGCGAAGGCACGAAGTGAGGCAGACTGGCTCGTCGGCATCAACGGCACGCAGGCCCTGACGATAGCCGCAGGACGTGGCACCTATTCCGTAGGTCGTGTGCAGACTCCGACCCTTGGCATGGTGTGCGAACGCTATTGGGAACACAAGCGTTTCGAGTCGAAACCGTTCTGGCAGGTACACTTCGGTGTGGTTGATGCAGACAGTGGCAATATACTGAAGTTCACATCTGCCAACCGATGGACAGACAAAGCTACCGCAACCGATATATATAATAAGGTGAAAGAAACAGGTTCTGTCATCATCACAAAGATCGCAACCAAGCGAAAGGTGGAGAAGGCACCGCTCCTTTACGACCTCACCACCTTGCAGAAAGAAGCCAACTCCCAGCATGGCTTCACGGCAGAGCATACACTCTCCATCGCCCAGAAACTCTACGAGGCAAAGTTCATCACCTATCCAAGAACATCAAGCCGCTATATCTCGGATGATGTATTTGCCACCCTTCCCAAACTCTTCAAGAATCTGGAGAATCATTCGGAATATGGAGAAAAAGTGAAACTCTTGCCTGGCAGTGAGGACTACAGCAAGAACAGCGTGAATGCCGCCAAGGTGACCGATCACCATGCCCTGCTCATCACAGAAAATGCAGCCATTGGTCTTTTCAAGGACGAGAAGATCGTTTATGACATGATATTGTGCCGGATGATTGAAGCGTTCTCAGCAGACTGCATCAAGGACATCACATCAGTATCGGCGCAAGTGGATCATGACGTCGAATTTGGCATCAGTGGCTCCATCATCCGACAGACTGGCTGGCGAGCGTTGTCGCTCAAGGAAAAGAACAAAAGGCAGGACAAGGATGCAGGCGCAACAGACAATGAGTTCAAGGAGCAAGTCATTCCCAACTGGCAAGAAGGACAGCATATCACTCTTTCTGGCTGCACCATTACGGAGGGCAAGACCAAACCGAAGCCTTTGCATACGGAATCCACATTGCTTGCAGCAATGGAGACCGCAGGCAAAGAGATAGAAGATGATACGATGCGCCAGGCAATGAAGGACAGCGGTATTGGCACACCTGCCACACGTGCCGCCATCATCGAAACCCTGCTCAAACGAGAGTATATGGTGCGCCAGCAGAAGAAACTTGTGCCGACGGAAAAAGGACTCGCCCTGCATTCCGTGGTGAAGAACATGGCGATTGCCAATGTGGAGATGACGGGCAAATGGGAGGCGGAACTTGCCAAGATTGAACGAGGTGAAGCAAGTGCAGACGGGTTCACCCATAGTATCGAAGGTTATACCCGTGAAATCACTGCGGAATTGTTAGGTTGTGACAGACTTTTCAGCCACAAGGATTCCGGCTGCCAGTGTCCTAAATGCAAGCAAGGTACCATGCAGTTCTTCGGAAAGGTAGTAAGATGCAGCAACAAGGAGTGCGGTATGCCAGTGTTCAAGCAGGTAGCAGGAAAGTTGCTCACTGATGCCGACATCACCGACTTGCTCACCAAGGGCAAGACCAGAACGCTCAATGGTTTCACCAGCAAGCAAGGCAAATCGTTCTCCGCAGCCATTGCCTTTGACGAGAATTTCAACACGAAATTCGTCTTTGCAGAGCACAAAACAGCAGAAAAGCGAGGAAATGTGAAGAGATACAAGAAATAG
- a CDS encoding DUF1896 domain-containing protein translates to MNRKKQAQTELSYYGLYLLNHLRENRFPQASDADFIRERADHAAEVYEQARRDALFADAAQELAMSALLKGLHISKYSILYDVVDSEFPLEVAVEDQEAFVKNLLPLVDNVYSIYDLTDDNFAQSPDYDQLYTELTGAVALFIESNGIQ, encoded by the coding sequence ATGAACAGAAAGAAACAGGCACAGACAGAACTGTCCTATTACGGACTGTACCTCTTGAACCACCTCAGAGAAAACCGTTTTCCACAAGCCAGCGATGCGGACTTTATCCGCGAACGTGCAGACCATGCCGCAGAAGTATATGAGCAGGCACGGCGTGATGCCCTCTTTGCCGATGCGGCACAAGAGCTTGCCATGTCAGCATTACTGAAAGGTCTCCATATTTCCAAGTACAGCATCCTGTATGATGTTGTTGACAGTGAGTTTCCCCTGGAGGTAGCAGTAGAAGACCAGGAAGCGTTTGTCAAGAACCTCCTGCCTTTGGTTGACAACGTGTATTCCATTTACGACCTCACCGATGACAATTTTGCCCAGTCACCGGACTATGACCAGCTCTATACAGAGTTGACGGGAGCCGTTGCCCTTTTCATAGAGTCAAATGGCATACAATAG
- the ltrA gene encoding group II intron reverse transcriptase/maturase translates to MNDKIKENLLDQSCAPTDNLQSNWDRIDWTKAEQAVKKLQARIVKAQKEGRHNKVKALQWTLTHSFYAKALAVKRVTSNGGGCTPGVDKEIWDTPKAKMQAITQLKRRGYQPMPLRRVHIKKSNGKLRPLGIPTMKDRAMQALYLMALEPVSETTADTRSYGFRKERCCMDAIQQCHNILRKGYSPEWILEGDIKGCFDHISHEWLLANIPMDKAILRKWLKCGYVFNKQMFPTEEGTPQGGIISPTLANMTLDGLQKALADRYKRHHVNGKLYSSMVNLVRYADDFIITCENKETLENEIKPLVAEFMSERGLTLSEEKTVITNVHDGFDFLGFNIRKYGKDILTKPTKKSEKRFMENIRKVIKENKGCRQESLIRMLNSKIRGWGGYYQHGATRDSFHRIDHQIFLSLWQWAKRRHSKKGKRWIKDRYWHDIRGNKWTFASKFKKPNGKEDQLTLLSLTSSFPFLQYTQIKGDMNPFDADCRLYFYKRKKSKMLVTLKGRKSLLYLWEKQGRKCPICGEPIDTHKAWNVMPTVQNGKKCNLLVHDECFKLSRKSNGNKK, encoded by the coding sequence ATGAACGATAAAATCAAAGAAAATCTCCTCGACCAATCGTGTGCGCCGACTGACAACCTGCAATCAAATTGGGACAGAATAGACTGGACTAAGGCGGAGCAAGCTGTTAAGAAGCTTCAAGCTCGTATTGTAAAGGCTCAGAAGGAAGGCAGACATAACAAGGTGAAAGCCTTGCAATGGACGCTTACCCACTCTTTTTACGCAAAAGCCTTAGCCGTAAAGAGGGTTACTTCTAACGGGGGTGGTTGTACTCCTGGGGTTGACAAAGAAATATGGGATACCCCTAAAGCTAAAATGCAAGCAATAACCCAACTCAAACGCAGAGGCTACCAGCCAATGCCGCTGAGAAGAGTTCATATCAAGAAGAGCAACGGCAAACTGCGACCGTTGGGAATACCGACAATGAAAGACAGAGCCATGCAAGCACTCTATCTTATGGCATTGGAGCCTGTATCAGAAACTACAGCTGATACTCGTTCATACGGTTTCCGCAAGGAACGCTGCTGTATGGATGCAATACAGCAATGTCATAACATTCTCCGAAAGGGATATTCTCCCGAATGGATTTTGGAGGGTGACATAAAAGGGTGTTTTGACCATATCAGCCATGAGTGGTTACTTGCCAATATCCCAATGGATAAGGCAATACTCCGAAAATGGTTGAAATGTGGCTATGTTTTCAACAAGCAAATGTTCCCGACCGAGGAAGGAACACCGCAAGGTGGTATAATTTCTCCGACACTTGCCAATATGACTTTGGACGGATTGCAGAAAGCTCTTGCAGATAGATATAAGCGCCATCATGTTAATGGTAAGTTGTATTCATCAATGGTGAACCTTGTACGTTATGCGGATGATTTTATCATCACTTGCGAGAACAAGGAAACTCTTGAAAATGAAATCAAGCCATTGGTTGCTGAATTTATGTCTGAAAGAGGTCTGACCTTATCAGAGGAAAAGACGGTGATAACCAACGTGCATGACGGTTTTGATTTTCTTGGCTTTAATATCCGCAAATACGGCAAGGACATATTGACCAAGCCGACAAAGAAATCCGAGAAACGCTTTATGGAGAATATCCGTAAGGTAATTAAGGAGAACAAGGGTTGCAGACAGGAGTCGTTAATCAGAATGTTGAACTCTAAAATCCGAGGATGGGGAGGTTATTATCAGCATGGAGCGACACGTGATTCATTTCACAGAATCGACCATCAGATATTCCTCTCACTATGGCAATGGGCAAAACGCCGTCATTCCAAGAAAGGGAAACGGTGGATAAAAGACCGATATTGGCATGACATTCGAGGGAACAAATGGACTTTCGCTTCAAAATTCAAGAAACCAAACGGAAAGGAAGACCAATTGACATTATTGTCTCTGACTTCATCGTTTCCATTCCTGCAATACACGCAGATTAAAGGAGACATGAACCCGTTTGATGCAGACTGTCGTCTGTACTTCTATAAAAGAAAGAAGTCGAAAATGCTTGTTACGCTAAAAGGACGCAAGTCACTGCTGTACCTATGGGAAAAGCAAGGACGCAAATGTCCTATATGCGGTGAGCCTATTGATACGCACAAGGCATGGAATGTCATGCCAACCGTTCAAAACGGAAAGAAATGCAATCTGTTGGTTCATGATGAATGTTTTAAATTATCCCGCAAATCAAATGGAAACAAGAAGTAG
- a CDS encoding UpxY family transcription antiterminator: MKVDEWTSEDVHTSGGGEFPPCAGLTSNALPEAQSTVSAESSQTGVSTRNAHIASKPKAQKEEEIPHWYVLRTTYGREKKAYDYMTAKGITAFYPTTEVVKLIKGKRKIVIESRLPNIFFAYGTEEQLKTFVYDNVNLPFLRFYYRHVHVGRRIEKVPMIVPDYQMESLKIICAADADNTIVSLVEVPKFEKGQSVKVIDGVFKGVVGIVARWQGQQRVGVVVDDLVTMATAYIPSAFLQKI, translated from the coding sequence ATGAAAGTCGATGAATGGACATCAGAAGATGTACACACCTCAGGAGGAGGTGAATTCCCTCCTTGCGCTGGACTTACCTCCAACGCCCTCCCCGAAGCTCAAAGCACAGTTTCCGCCGAGAGTTCACAAACAGGGGTGTCCACCAGAAATGCCCATATAGCAAGTAAGCCTAAAGCGCAAAAAGAGGAAGAAATTCCTCATTGGTATGTTTTACGCACCACCTATGGTAGAGAGAAAAAAGCATACGACTATATGACCGCCAAAGGCATCACGGCTTTCTATCCTACCACCGAGGTAGTGAAACTTATAAAAGGTAAGCGCAAAATTGTTATCGAGTCACGTTTACCCAACATCTTCTTCGCCTACGGTACCGAAGAACAACTCAAAACCTTTGTTTACGACAATGTAAATCTCCCATTCCTTCGTTTTTACTATCGTCACGTCCACGTTGGGCGCAGAATAGAGAAGGTTCCTATGATAGTTCCAGACTATCAGATGGAAAGTCTCAAAATCATCTGTGCTGCCGATGCGGATAATACAATCGTGTCATTAGTCGAAGTGCCAAAGTTCGAGAAAGGACAGTCGGTAAAGGTTATTGATGGTGTATTCAAAGGGGTGGTTGGAATAGTTGCACGCTGGCAGGGGCAACAGAGAGTAGGCGTGGTAGTAGATGATTTGGTAACAATGGCAACAGCCTATATACCAAGTGCGTTTCTTCAAAAAATATAA
- a CDS encoding IS630 family transposase gives MGARYKRIRKRPRGKPSPQLYAYKKEKLQELEELDSKGELMLYYADESHVCTNGYVPYGWQFKNEDIYIPSEKAARLNIFGMITKRNQYKGFTTQESINADRIVDYLDRFSFNVTKKTVIVLDNASVHRNRKVKELRKIWEKRGLFLFYLPPYSPELNPAEILWRILKGKWIRPIDYETTDSLFYCTNMALASVGTNLFVNYSYL, from the coding sequence ATTGGTGCAAGATATAAGCGTATAAGAAAACGCCCAAGGGGCAAACCCTCACCGCAGCTCTACGCATACAAGAAAGAGAAGTTGCAAGAACTTGAAGAACTTGATTCCAAAGGAGAACTTATGCTATATTATGCCGACGAAAGCCATGTTTGTACAAATGGTTATGTTCCATATGGCTGGCAATTCAAGAATGAGGATATTTACATCCCATCCGAGAAGGCAGCCCGGCTTAATATCTTTGGCATGATTACCAAAAGGAACCAATATAAAGGTTTTACCACACAAGAGTCCATCAACGCAGACAGGATTGTGGACTATCTTGACAGATTCTCTTTCAATGTTACGAAGAAGACTGTAATTGTCTTGGACAATGCTTCTGTTCATAGAAATCGGAAAGTTAAAGAACTGAGGAAAATTTGGGAGAAAAGAGGATTGTTCCTCTTCTATCTTCCACCTTATTCTCCAGAACTTAATCCTGCCGAGATTCTTTGGCGTATACTTAAGGGCAAATGGATAAGACCGATAGATTACGAGACTACGGACTCGCTTTTCTATTGTACGAACATGGCCTTGGCGTCTGTGGGTACGAACTTATTCGTGAATTATTCATATTTATAA
- a CDS encoding helix-turn-helix domain-containing protein, whose amino-acid sequence MKPIKVLELSEVDRLKLEKGYHNGPTHSFRIRCKSILLKSEGKSAPQIAEMLEVTVPTVYTWVKRYEENGIKGLDTRPGQGRKPIMDCSDEEAVRKAIEEDRQSVSKAREAWQNATGKEASDITFKRFLETLVQDISV is encoded by the coding sequence ATGAAACCAATAAAAGTACTTGAATTATCAGAGGTTGATCGCCTCAAATTAGAGAAAGGCTATCATAATGGCCCTACTCATAGTTTTCGTATCAGATGCAAATCCATATTGCTGAAGTCAGAAGGTAAATCAGCTCCCCAAATAGCAGAAATGCTTGAGGTAACAGTACCTACTGTCTACACATGGGTAAAACGTTATGAAGAAAATGGCATCAAAGGCTTGGATACACGTCCTGGTCAGGGGCGAAAGCCTATTATGGATTGTTCTGATGAAGAAGCAGTCCGCAAGGCAATTGAGGAAGACCGTCAGAGTGTGTCCAAAGCACGTGAAGCATGGCAGAATGCGACTGGTAAAGAAGCCAGTGACATTACCTTCAAACGTTTTTTAGAAACATTGGTGCAAGATATAAGCGTATAA
- a CDS encoding IS30-like element IS4351 family transposase, whose product MMLQIPMSKKAIAEAIGVDKSTVYREIKRNCDARSGSYSMELAQRKADRRKQQKHRKEVLTPAMRKRIIKLLKKGFSPEQIVGRSRLEGIAMVSHETIYRWIWEDKRRGGKLHKYLRRQGRRYAKRGSKNAGRGFIPGRVDIDERPEIVELKERFGDLEIDTIIGKNHKGAILTINDRATSRVWIRKLSGKEAIPVAKIAVWALRKVKNLIHTITADNGKEFAKHEEIAQKLEIKFYFCKPYHSWERGANENTNGLIRQYIPKGKDFSEVTNKQIKWIENKLNNRPRKRLGYLTPNEKFKQIINQNSVAFAS is encoded by the coding sequence ATGATGTTGCAAATACCGATGAGCAAAAAAGCAATAGCGGAAGCTATCGGAGTAGATAAAAGCACTGTTTACAGGGAGATAAAGCGCAATTGCGACGCCCGAAGTGGTAGCTATAGCATGGAGCTTGCCCAGCGAAAAGCAGACAGGCGCAAGCAGCAAAAACATCGCAAGGAAGTGCTTACACCGGCAATGAGAAAACGGATAATAAAGCTGTTGAAGAAAGGATTCAGCCCGGAGCAGATTGTCGGCAGGAGCCGCTTGGAGGGAATTGCGATGGTATCTCACGAAACGATATATCGCTGGATTTGGGAGGATAAGCGGCGGGGTGGCAAACTGCACAAATATCTTCGCAGACAAGGTCGCAGGTATGCCAAACGTGGTTCTAAAAATGCAGGGCGAGGATTTATCCCAGGCAGGGTGGATATTGATGAGCGTCCCGAGATAGTGGAACTGAAGGAGAGATTTGGTGATTTAGAGATAGATACAATTATTGGTAAGAACCACAAAGGTGCCATTCTTACCATTAACGACAGAGCAACAAGCAGGGTCTGGATACGCAAGTTGTCGGGAAAAGAAGCCATCCCGGTAGCTAAGATTGCAGTATGGGCACTGCGGAAAGTGAAAAACTTAATACACACAATTACGGCTGACAATGGAAAGGAGTTTGCAAAGCACGAGGAAATTGCGCAAAAATTGGAAATAAAATTCTATTTTTGCAAACCATACCACTCATGGGAACGTGGTGCCAATGAAAACACCAACGGGCTTATCAGGCAGTATATCCCAAAGGGTAAGGACTTTAGTGAAGTAACCAACAAACAGATTAAGTGGATTGAAAATAAACTCAATAATCGACCTCGTAAAAGACTTGGATACCTCACGCCAAACGAAAAATTTAAACAAATTATTAATCAGAATTCTGTTGCATTTGCAAGTTGA
- the erm(F) gene encoding 23S rRNA (adenine(2058)-N(6))-methyltransferase Erm(F) codes for MTKKKLPVRFTGQHFTIDKVLIKDAIRQANISNQDTVLDIGAGKGFLTVHLLKIANNVVAIENDTALVEHLRKLFSDARNVQVVGCDFRNFAVPKFPFKVVSNIPYGITSDIFKILMFESLGNFLGGSIVLQLEPAQKLFSRKLYNPYTVFYHTFFDLKLVYEVGPESFLPPPTVKSALLNIKRKHLFFDFKFKAKYLAFISCLLEKPDLSVKTALKSIFRKSQVRSISEKFGLNLNAQIVCLSPSQWLNCFLEMLEVVPEKFHPS; via the coding sequence ATGACAAAAAAGAAATTGCCCGTTCGTTTTACGGGTCAGCACTTTACTATTGATAAAGTGCTAATAAAAGATGCAATAAGACAAGCAAATATAAGTAATCAGGATACGGTTTTAGATATTGGGGCAGGCAAGGGGTTTCTTACTGTTCATTTATTAAAAATCGCCAACAATGTTGTTGCTATTGAAAACGACACAGCTTTGGTTGAACATTTACGAAAATTGTTTTCTGATGCCCGAAATGTTCAAGTTGTCGGTTGTGATTTTAGGAATTTTGCAGTTCCGAAATTTCCTTTCAAAGTGGTGTCAAATATTCCTTATGGCATTACTTCCGATATTTTCAAAATCCTGATGTTTGAGAGTCTTGGAAATTTTCTGGGAGGTTCCATTGTCCTTCAATTAGAACCTGCACAAAAGTTATTTTCGAGGAAGCTTTACAATCCATATACCGTTTTCTATCATACTTTTTTTGATTTGAAACTTGTCTATGAGGTAGGTCCTGAAAGTTTCTTGCCACCGCCAACTGTCAAATCAGCCCTGTTAAACATTAAAAGAAAACACTTATTTTTTGATTTTAAGTTTAAAGCCAAATACTTAGCATTTATTTCCTGTCTGTTAGAGAAACCTGATTTATCTGTAAAAACAGCTTTAAAGTCGATTTTCAGGAAAAGTCAGGTCAGGTCAATTTCGGAAAAATTCGGTTTAAACCTTAATGCTCAAATTGTTTGTTTGTCTCCAAGTCAATGGTTAAACTGTTTTTTGGAAATGCTGGAAGTTGTCCCTGAAAAATTTCATCCTTCGTAG
- a CDS encoding transposase — MTIQRKINFTQMERYGTHCEQTYRTNFNRGRAKCIDWVKFNLALCRRYLNMDGLLAIAIDPSYISKSGKKTPHIGTFWSGCASSMKHGLEIMGLALVDVHANSCMMLRAHQTPSTGELKMRNMTLVQHYIAVIKRYKKDLLKVTDIVVADAFFSIRPFVDGIKECGFHLVSRFRDTASLYYVYTGPRSNKPGRPKTLDGKINYKKLDLTRMAELHIEGLEGTAYTLIAYSKALKQKVRLVIWVMPNGKHKLFFSTKTSMSGEEVLRTYRSRFQIEFCFRDAKQYTGLTHCQARHKNQLDFSYNASFASQNVAKVMMKENGVPYSMASFKEIMASTYIAKLIFDKCQSKPNRKLISHTIKELFGWQRKAA, encoded by the coding sequence ATGACGATACAAAGAAAGATAAATTTCACTCAAATGGAGCGTTACGGTACCCATTGTGAGCAGACCTACAGAACGAACTTCAACCGTGGTCGTGCTAAATGCATAGACTGGGTGAAGTTCAACCTTGCCCTATGCCGACGTTACTTGAATATGGATGGTCTATTGGCTATAGCCATCGATCCGAGCTACATCAGCAAGTCGGGTAAGAAGACTCCGCATATCGGTACTTTCTGGTCCGGTTGTGCAAGTTCCATGAAGCATGGGCTTGAAATCATGGGGCTTGCACTTGTCGATGTCCATGCCAACAGTTGCATGATGCTGCGCGCCCATCAGACTCCATCTACTGGAGAATTGAAAATGCGTAACATGACTCTCGTGCAACATTACATAGCGGTCATCAAGCGTTATAAGAAGGATTTGTTGAAGGTCACCGATATTGTTGTCGCTGACGCTTTCTTCTCTATCCGTCCGTTTGTGGACGGAATCAAAGAGTGCGGTTTCCATCTTGTCAGCCGCTTCAGGGATACTGCGAGCCTATATTATGTGTATACGGGACCTCGTTCCAATAAGCCTGGACGTCCCAAGACACTTGACGGAAAAATCAACTACAAGAAACTTGACCTCACACGTATGGCAGAGTTGCATATTGAAGGACTTGAAGGCACAGCCTACACACTCATAGCCTATTCAAAGGCATTGAAGCAGAAAGTGCGTCTTGTCATTTGGGTTATGCCGAACGGAAAACACAAGCTTTTCTTCTCAACAAAGACATCCATGTCGGGTGAGGAAGTGTTGCGCACATACCGCTCAAGATTCCAAATAGAGTTTTGTTTTCGCGATGCAAAGCAATATACTGGTCTTACGCATTGCCAAGCAAGACACAAGAACCAGTTGGACTTTTCCTATAATGCATCATTCGCATCACAGAATGTTGCGAAAGTGATGATGAAGGAAAATGGAGTGCCGTATTCCATGGCTTCTTTCAAGGAAATCATGGCAAGCACATACATCGCTAAACTAATTTTCGACAAGTGTCAGAGTAAACCGAACCGAAAGTTAATTAGTCATACTATCAAAGAACTCTTTGGCTGGCAGCGTAAAGCCGCTTAG